A region from the Candidatus Binatia bacterium genome encodes:
- a CDS encoding MFS transporter produces MRPDAASPTALDARALAWGLVAVAVAVVLGVLGSGGLRWFDAALAGYLLGTLFAIFGTVYRYAVWLQRPPTARLHRQSWRAFRAGGFASVKHLASLVVTNLLGQTFIAHRSRLRWIAHQLVFWGCVLAAAITFPLVFGWLHFESVGQDAARYRAFVGPWATIDFDATSVLGWLMFHGLDVAAVLVLAGVFLFLGRRVRDPGALAVERSTDFLALAGLFAVSVTGLMLTVSTLWMGGRFYAFLTTVHALTVILGLMYIPFGKLFHIFQRPANLGVQFYKRAAAAGPQQRCTECGDAFASAMQVRDLKEVLPQVGFDYALEGGGSYQDVCPACRRRLVTLAQSRRVGGFG; encoded by the coding sequence ATGCGACCCGACGCGGCCTCGCCAACCGCGCTCGACGCGCGGGCCCTGGCCTGGGGCCTGGTCGCGGTCGCCGTCGCGGTGGTGCTCGGCGTGCTCGGCAGCGGCGGGCTGCGCTGGTTCGACGCCGCGCTCGCGGGCTACCTGCTCGGCACGCTGTTCGCGATCTTCGGCACCGTCTACCGCTACGCCGTCTGGCTGCAGCGGCCGCCGACCGCTCGGCTGCACCGGCAGAGCTGGCGCGCGTTCCGTGCCGGCGGCTTCGCGAGCGTCAAGCATCTCGCGAGCCTCGTCGTGACGAATCTCCTCGGGCAGACGTTCATCGCGCACCGCTCGCGCTTGCGCTGGATCGCGCACCAGCTCGTCTTCTGGGGCTGCGTGCTCGCCGCGGCGATCACCTTCCCGCTGGTCTTCGGCTGGCTGCACTTCGAGTCGGTGGGACAGGACGCGGCGCGCTACCGCGCGTTCGTCGGTCCGTGGGCGACGATCGACTTCGACGCGACGAGCGTCCTCGGCTGGCTCATGTTCCACGGCCTCGACGTCGCCGCGGTGCTCGTGCTGGCGGGCGTCTTTCTCTTCCTCGGACGCCGCGTGCGCGACCCGGGCGCGCTCGCCGTCGAGCGCTCGACGGACTTCCTCGCGCTCGCGGGTCTGTTCGCCGTCTCGGTGACGGGGCTCATGCTCACCGTGTCGACGCTGTGGATGGGCGGGCGCTTCTACGCCTTCCTCACCACGGTGCACGCGCTGACGGTGATCCTCGGGCTGATGTACATCCCGTTCGGCAAGCTGTTTCACATCTTCCAGCGGCCGGCGAACCTCGGCGTGCAGTTCTACAAGCGAGCCGCAGCGGCCGGCCCGCAGCAGCGCTGCACCGAGTGCGGCGACGCGTTCGCGTCGGCGATGCAGGTGCGGGACCTGAAGGAGGTCCTGCCGCAGGTCGGCTTCGACTACGCGCTCGAAGGCGGCGGCAGCTACCAGGACGTCTGCCCGGCCTGCCGCCGTCGTCTGGTGACGCTCGCGCAGAGCCGGCGCGTCGGAGGGTTTGGCTGA
- a CDS encoding 4Fe-4S dicluster domain-containing protein: MTILASPGEKIFVIDQSRCIGCKACVQACEECGTHRGHSMIHLDFVDRGASTQTVPMVCMHCEDPTCAEVCPADAIKQNEDGVVQSSLKPRCIACSNCVLACPFGVPKLMVELNQMMKCDMCYDRSSQGLAPMCASVCPSQALWFGTREDFARTRRGVLVDEFVSGRQRVRTKVLTVANDAGPIDVLGARDARTWHDDPFGLDELAEGGSDG, translated from the coding sequence ATGACCATCCTCGCGAGCCCCGGCGAGAAGATCTTCGTCATCGACCAGAGCCGCTGCATCGGCTGCAAGGCGTGCGTGCAGGCGTGCGAGGAGTGCGGCACGCACCGCGGCCACTCGATGATCCACCTCGACTTCGTCGACCGTGGCGCGAGCACGCAGACCGTGCCGATGGTCTGCATGCACTGCGAGGACCCGACGTGCGCCGAGGTCTGCCCCGCCGACGCGATCAAGCAGAACGAGGACGGCGTCGTGCAGTCCTCGCTCAAGCCGCGCTGCATCGCGTGCTCGAACTGCGTGCTGGCCTGCCCGTTCGGCGTGCCGAAGCTGATGGTCGAGCTCAACCAGATGATGAAGTGCGACATGTGCTACGACCGCAGCTCGCAGGGGCTCGCGCCGATGTGCGCGTCGGTCTGTCCGAGCCAGGCGCTGTGGTTCGGCACGCGCGAGGACTTCGCGCGCACGCGACGCGGCGTGCTGGTCGACGAGTTCGTCTCCGGCCGGCAGCGCGTGCGCACCAAGGTGCTGACGGTCGCGAACGACGCGGGGCCGATCGACGTTCTCGGCGCCCGCGACGCGCGCACCTGGCACGACGATCCGTTCGGGCTCGACGAGCTCGCAGAGGGAGGAAGCGATGGCTGA
- a CDS encoding Rieske (2Fe-2S) protein yields the protein MADASVPKWRADFPYTSDGEDEVTRREFARYLVLASASFAAASVGVAAWTSLRTINRGAPQPIVAASHVPPGGAYLFRYPTELDPAILVHLPDGELRAFSQKCTHLGCVVTYRPREGQMFCPCHDGVFDAKSGIVLAGPPQRPLGRIAVELRADGMIWALGEEAHDGASA from the coding sequence ATGGCTGACGCGAGCGTCCCGAAGTGGCGCGCCGACTTCCCGTACACCTCGGACGGCGAGGACGAGGTGACGCGGCGCGAGTTCGCCCGCTATCTCGTGCTCGCCTCGGCGTCGTTCGCCGCGGCGAGCGTCGGGGTCGCGGCGTGGACGTCGCTGCGCACGATCAACCGCGGCGCGCCGCAGCCGATCGTCGCGGCGAGCCACGTGCCGCCGGGTGGCGCGTACCTCTTCCGCTACCCGACCGAGCTCGACCCGGCGATCCTGGTCCACCTGCCGGACGGCGAGCTGCGCGCCTTCAGCCAGAAGTGCACGCACCTCGGCTGCGTCGTCACCTACCGGCCGCGCGAGGGGCAGATGTTCTGCCCGTGCCACGACGGCGTGTTCGACGCGAAGAGCGGCATCGTGCTCGCCGGACCGCCGCAGCGTCCGCTCGGACGGATCGCGGTCGAGCTCCGTGCGGACGGCATGATCTGGGCCCTCGGAGAGGAGGCGCACGATGGCGCGTCCGCGTGA
- a CDS encoding molybdopterin oxidoreductase family protein: MAELPRDEAELVARYGPHLNRQPPGGWTGSLEIDREVKTHCCFCGQQCGIVLKVKDERVVGFEPWYDFPFNEGKLCPKGVKRYLQGSHPDRLLGPLERDPTSPTGFRPVSWDAALGRTASEIRRIQETYGKNAFAMLSGVSLNNEKSYLVGKFARLALGTANLDYNGRLCMVSAGAANKMALGIDRASNPWSDIRLAEVVFIAGANVAECAPITTSYVWQARDRGAKLIVADPRVTPLARTADVFLGLRPGTDSALLGAILHVLIERDWLDHEFIERHTEGFAEAAEAVRDATPAWAERITGVPAKRIEQAAELWGTAKTGMLLHARGIEHHTKGVENVLACINLGLATGRYGKPGCGVTTITGQGNGQGGREHGHKCDQLPGNRDITNPEHRAYVASVWGCDVDDIPGKGLTAQEIVDAIHAGEIKGLLSICFNPLVSLPDTTFTREALEKLEFYAAIDFFLSETARHADVVLAGSLHEEDEGTSTSVEGRVIKINAATKPPGDARLDWHILVDLARRLGKERYFPYRSSEEIFEELRRASHGGTADYTGITWQRIVDEKGVFWPCPEEGHPGTPRLYEGGRFYTKSGRAKFHPVEYRPPAEVVDDEYPVWLTTGRVVSQYLSGTQTRRIGPLVDQYPEPLCEMHPRLAASLGVTTGDLVRVRSRRGEMTLPAAVVETIRPDTVFIPYHWPGAQAANQLTQRALDPISKIPEFKVSAVRVERVGPGRTVRDERDMALHGTPG; the protein is encoded by the coding sequence ATGGCCGAGCTGCCACGCGACGAGGCGGAGCTCGTCGCGCGCTACGGACCGCACCTCAACCGTCAGCCGCCCGGCGGCTGGACCGGCAGCCTCGAGATCGACCGCGAGGTGAAGACCCACTGCTGCTTCTGCGGCCAGCAGTGCGGCATCGTGCTCAAGGTCAAGGACGAGCGCGTGGTCGGCTTCGAGCCCTGGTACGACTTCCCGTTCAACGAAGGGAAGCTCTGCCCGAAGGGCGTCAAGCGCTATCTTCAGGGCAGCCACCCGGACCGCCTGCTCGGACCGCTCGAGCGCGACCCGACGAGCCCGACCGGCTTTCGCCCGGTGTCGTGGGACGCGGCGCTCGGGCGCACCGCGTCCGAGATCCGCCGCATCCAGGAGACGTACGGCAAGAACGCGTTCGCGATGCTCTCGGGCGTGTCGCTGAACAACGAGAAGTCGTACCTGGTCGGCAAGTTCGCGCGCCTCGCGCTCGGCACGGCGAACCTCGACTACAACGGACGCCTCTGCATGGTCTCGGCCGGCGCCGCGAACAAGATGGCGCTCGGCATCGATCGCGCGTCGAACCCGTGGAGCGACATCCGCCTCGCCGAGGTGGTGTTCATCGCCGGCGCGAACGTCGCCGAGTGCGCGCCGATCACGACGAGCTACGTCTGGCAGGCGCGCGACCGCGGCGCGAAGCTGATCGTTGCCGACCCGCGCGTGACGCCGCTCGCGCGCACCGCAGACGTCTTCCTCGGCCTGCGACCGGGAACGGACTCGGCGCTGCTCGGCGCGATCCTGCACGTGCTGATCGAGCGCGACTGGCTCGATCACGAGTTCATCGAGCGGCACACCGAGGGCTTCGCCGAGGCCGCCGAGGCGGTGCGCGACGCGACGCCCGCGTGGGCCGAGCGCATCACCGGCGTGCCGGCGAAGCGCATCGAGCAGGCGGCGGAGCTCTGGGGCACGGCGAAGACCGGCATGCTGCTGCACGCGCGCGGCATCGAGCACCACACCAAGGGCGTCGAGAACGTGCTCGCGTGCATCAACCTCGGGCTCGCGACCGGACGCTACGGCAAGCCCGGCTGCGGCGTCACGACGATCACCGGCCAGGGCAACGGCCAGGGCGGGCGCGAGCACGGCCACAAGTGCGACCAGCTTCCCGGCAATCGCGACATCACCAACCCCGAGCACCGCGCCTACGTCGCCTCGGTGTGGGGCTGCGACGTCGACGACATCCCCGGCAAGGGTCTCACCGCGCAGGAGATCGTCGACGCGATCCACGCCGGCGAGATCAAGGGGCTGCTGTCGATCTGCTTCAACCCGCTCGTCTCGCTGCCCGACACCACGTTCACGCGCGAGGCGCTCGAGAAGCTCGAGTTCTACGCGGCGATCGACTTCTTCCTCTCCGAGACCGCGCGCCACGCGGACGTCGTGCTCGCGGGCTCGCTGCACGAGGAGGACGAGGGCACGAGCACGAGCGTCGAGGGACGCGTGATCAAGATCAACGCGGCGACGAAGCCGCCGGGCGACGCGCGCCTCGACTGGCACATCCTGGTCGACCTCGCGCGTCGCCTCGGCAAGGAGCGCTACTTCCCCTACCGCTCGAGCGAGGAGATCTTCGAGGAGCTGCGCCGCGCCTCGCACGGCGGCACCGCGGACTACACCGGCATCACCTGGCAGCGCATCGTCGACGAGAAGGGCGTCTTCTGGCCGTGTCCCGAGGAGGGACACCCGGGCACGCCGCGGCTCTACGAGGGTGGGCGCTTCTACACGAAGAGCGGCCGCGCCAAGTTCCATCCCGTCGAGTATCGACCGCCCGCCGAGGTGGTCGACGACGAGTACCCCGTGTGGCTCACGACCGGCCGCGTCGTGAGCCAGTACCTGTCGGGCACGCAGACGCGGCGCATCGGCCCGCTCGTCGATCAATACCCCGAGCCGCTGTGCGAGATGCACCCGCGGCTCGCGGCGTCGCTCGGCGTCACGACCGGCGACCTCGTGCGCGTCCGCTCGCGACGCGGCGAGATGACGCTGCCGGCCGCGGTGGTCGAGACCATCCGCCCGGACACCGTGTTCATCCCCTACCACTGGCCGGGCGCGCAGGCGGCGAACCAGCTCACGCAGCGCGCGCTCGACCCGATCTCGAAGATCCCGGAGTTCAAGGTCTCGGCGGTGCGGGTCGAGCGCGTCGGGCCCGGACGTACGGTGCGCGACGAGCGCGACATGGCGCTGCACGGAACGCCGGGATGA
- a CDS encoding hemerythrin domain-containing protein → MTTSDAITRHLTADHARLEALLDAATARGEPYDMAPYAEFRRGLLRHIAIEEKLLLPAAQEAAGGTPLPMAARLRLDHGGIASLLVPTPTPTIVATLRHVLAQHNPVEEGPDGLYAQCDALLASRADEIVAAMESYPEVPVSPHNDSPRVLPAVERALERAGYALVVKS, encoded by the coding sequence GTGACGACGAGCGACGCCATCACCCGTCACCTCACCGCCGACCACGCGCGCCTCGAAGCGTTGCTCGACGCCGCGACCGCGCGCGGCGAGCCGTACGACATGGCGCCCTACGCCGAATTTCGCCGCGGGCTTCTCCGCCACATCGCGATCGAGGAGAAGCTGCTCCTGCCGGCGGCGCAGGAAGCCGCGGGCGGCACGCCGCTGCCCATGGCGGCGCGCCTGCGGCTCGACCACGGCGGGATCGCGTCGCTGCTCGTGCCCACGCCGACGCCGACGATCGTCGCGACGCTGCGCCACGTCCTCGCGCAGCACAACCCGGTGGAGGAGGGCCCGGACGGGCTCTACGCGCAGTGCGACGCGCTGCTCGCGTCGCGCGCGGACGAGATCGTCGCCGCGATGGAGTCCTACCCCGAGGTGCCGGTGAGCCCGCACAACGACTCGCCGCGCGTCCTGCCGGCGGTCGAGCGCGCGCTCGAGCGTGCGGGCTACGCGCTGGTCGTGAAGTCCTGA
- a CDS encoding nuclear transport factor 2 family protein yields the protein MSEATTLQDRNRETVRAAFLRWRDGTGSVFDLLAPDAQWTIVGNTPVSRTFASKQEFLDQVIAPFNARMAQRLVPTVRELYADGDTVIALFDAEGTARDGKPYRNTYTWYLEMRDDRIVRVLAFFDSIEFTDLWTRITPDAPAH from the coding sequence ATGTCGGAAGCGACGACCTTGCAGGACCGCAACCGGGAGACCGTCCGCGCCGCCTTCTTGCGGTGGCGCGACGGGACGGGCAGCGTCTTCGACCTGCTCGCGCCCGACGCGCAGTGGACGATCGTGGGCAACACGCCGGTTTCGAGGACCTTTGCCAGCAAGCAGGAATTTCTCGACCAGGTGATCGCGCCCTTCAACGCGCGCATGGCGCAGCGGCTCGTGCCGACGGTGCGCGAGCTCTACGCGGACGGCGACACGGTGATCGCGCTGTTCGACGCCGAGGGCACGGCGCGCGACGGCAAGCCGTACCGCAACACCTACACCTGGTACCTCGAGATGCGCGACGATCGCATCGTGCGCGTGCTCGCCTTCTTCGACTCGATCGAGTTCACGGATCTCTGGACGCGCATCACGCCCGACGCGCCGGCGCACTGA
- a CDS encoding HPP family protein — protein sequence MKGPDPAPPRRSGPIGGEMVHVLHGIAHRFQLPTLMAHHSRLWILGLFSLINGLVSIGLMAAAAVATGAPFVFPSLGPTAFLLFYTPTQPASSPRNTLGGHLIGVLAGYLALVVFGLTDRGPALADGVDWANVGAAALSLGLTNGAMVWLNVPHPPAGATTLIVALGILREPWQLAVLMLAVVLLVVQGFVINRLAGIDYPLWAPRPSDAPARPAPDRRRQSV from the coding sequence ATGAAGGGCCCGGATCCTGCGCCGCCGCGCCGCTCGGGACCGATCGGCGGCGAGATGGTGCACGTGCTGCACGGCATCGCGCACCGCTTCCAGCTCCCGACCTTGATGGCCCACCACTCGCGGCTGTGGATCCTCGGGCTGTTCTCGCTGATCAACGGGCTCGTCTCGATCGGCCTCATGGCGGCCGCGGCGGTCGCGACCGGCGCGCCGTTCGTCTTCCCCTCGCTCGGCCCGACGGCGTTCCTGCTGTTCTACACGCCGACGCAGCCCGCCTCCTCGCCGCGCAACACGCTCGGCGGCCACCTGATCGGGGTCCTCGCGGGCTACCTCGCGCTCGTCGTGTTCGGGCTCACGGACCGCGGCCCCGCGCTCGCGGACGGCGTCGACTGGGCGAACGTCGGCGCGGCGGCGCTGTCGCTCGGGCTCACGAACGGCGCCATGGTCTGGCTCAACGTGCCGCACCCGCCGGCCGGCGCGACGACGCTGATCGTCGCGCTCGGCATCCTGCGCGAGCCGTGGCAGCTCGCCGTGCTGATGCTCGCGGTCGTGCTGCTGGTCGTGCAGGGCTTCGTGATCAACCGGCTCGCGGGGATCGACTACCCGCTCTGGGCGCCGCGCCCGTCCGACGCGCCTGCACGGCCCGCTCCCGACCGGCGACGGCAGTCTGTGTGA